In Raphanus sativus cultivar WK10039 unplaced genomic scaffold, ASM80110v3 Scaffold1211, whole genome shotgun sequence, the genomic window TATTAGCTACAAATGCAATATAACCAGCAATAGATGATATGGTTCTTAAGTTGTAACaacaaacaattttaataaactttttacgaaaataaataaaatctaacaGTTCTAGGAAAATGTAATTTTGTTGCTTCCACAATAAAATCTAACAGTTGCTGGAAATGAAAATACCAAAACATTAGAAAATTAAGAactttcatatatgtttttcttcAAGTGAAAGAAACCATAATCCCAAATTACACAACCTGTTACCATTACCCGAACGCTTAAAACTACCGACAActagttaaaacttaaaaaaaccATTACAAATCCTTGCAAAACCTAAGAGCTCGTGAACTTAGTAACCGCCTTGGTCCCCTCCGAAACGGCGTGTTTTCGCCAACTCTCCAGGCAAGACGAGTCTCACGCCGTCTGGATCTCCCTGGAAGTAATAGTAGGCTTCTTGTTGTACCTGCGAGCTTTGAAGACTCGCCGGCGAGCTTCTCGAAGATGTCGTTGATGAAGCTGTTCATGATCCCCATGGCCTTGCTCGAGATCCCGATGTCTGGGTGGACCTGCTTCAGCACCTTGAAGATGTAGATCTTGTACGTCTCCACGCTCTTCTTCgaccgcttcttcttcttgtctccGGCGACGGCGGAGGTGGTCCTTCGGGAGCTTCTTCCCGGCCTTTGGCTTCTTCTCCGCGGAGCTTTCTCGGCTGGCTTCTTCTGCCGCGGGCTTCTTCTCTGCTGCTTTGGAGCCATGGATTCTCTCTTTTCTGAGTTTTCTAGAGATCGAGTagtataataaaattgatgatTTGTTTACTGTTTGGAGACTCTAGTCCTCTTTGTTTATATAGGAATAGAGGAATAGATTTTATTGGTTTGAGATACGGAGACGCGGATCAGTGACGTGGCGAATATATGTGCTGTCCGATGTGAAAGACTATCGAATGGATGGATCAGATTGTTTTATTCTTGCGCGCGTGCGTTTTAAAAAGGAACTATTTATCCAAAatcgaaaattaaaaaaaatttattacccGCCATCATCATAACCGATGAGCGCCAACTTTATTTATTCTAAGATTTGGTATGGATAGCTGACGTGGCTGTCTTTAATCTATCCGAGGTTGTACGGCTATGATTACATGGCTTTTATATGGCTTTACAAGTTTGGGCCTTTTTGGTCTCTAGAACACATGGGTATTTCTACAGTTTTGTGTTTAGATAATCTCTAACTATCATTGGTccattaagttttttttttcatttatccTTTAATCCGTAGCAGATGAACAGGCCGTTGGAAATATATTTCAACTATCAAAAGTTTATCTTCTTGTCTACAAATGAGAGTAAAATCACAAATTGATGAAATTTGCTGCGTATGTGCAATATACAGAGAAGAGAATATGGGGTGGTCTAGATATCGACTTCGGTCAGTGAGTGATCCAAGAACAAAGAAACATTGCTCATAAGCTTTGTCTTTCCTAGAGAACCTAGCTCAGCAAAAACCCACTTGATATCCCTACAATGTTTCATGCTGCATCTTCAACGACATAACGACTTTCTTCCTTATATATCATGCTGATTGGGCCTGATCAATTAGCTTTAGAGCATCCCTAATAAGAGGTTACTACAAAAGTATCTTGATATGCATATATGTAGTTTTATGAATCGTGAACTTTTAATTCAAAACAAATcgaggaaagaaaaaaattgtacatgTCATCTATTATCTACAACGTGGGTATCCCAACATGTACCCATATAATGCCAGGAAGGCAACAATTTTTTCGCTTGGACAGTGGACCCATTGACATGTTACACTCATTCATGTTGTTGCTGCTGTTTAACGACTAAAACAGAAACCCTAGTTTCTAGCTCCTTAGATGCAAGCAAATCTCCGATGACTCCTAACTCCGGAAGCTCCATCCACTCCACCAAACCCGAGTAATCCAGTGAATCCTCGCCGTGATCTCTCCTACAATCATCAAATCATCTCCTTCCGCGGCTAATCTAACGGCAGTGGCCACCGCGGGACCACCTTTGATTATCTTCTCCGCATAGGAGAAATTTTCAGCGGAGTCGTATGTTGCTTTCAAATCATTCAAGACCTCGTTATCAACAAGGTGTTCCCAGTTCTTGGACTTGTCTGGTTCTTGACCAGACAAGAATCTGATCACCGTGAGACGCACCCTCGGGTTCTGTCTCATCCATTTCGCAATGGAGGCGGCTTCCCAGTCATCTTTACCACCAATGAAGATCACACCAACTTTGACCGTACGTTACTCCTTTTATTGCTCTTCGATTTGCGATACCTTCGGTTATTGAGTACACCAACTGAACAAGGAGCAAGGTCGAGGAGAGACATATTCACACGTCGGATCATAACATCATCCGATTCATATGATCCATCAGGTGACCATTTTCGTCCAGAAGGTGTAATGATCATCGACGTGAGGTTGTCTAAAGCGAGATTACAAATGTCCTGATCCATTAGATTCTCGAGAGAGAAAGCTGTGAAGGAGTTAACTGTCGTTGTTCCTAGATTCTCTTGCTGGAACTCGTTGAACGCGAGCATCATTGTCTGGATGTAAGAGTTTTGAAGCAGGCGTGGCTTAGAACGCTTGTCATGTGGTACTAAGATAGGAAACGCACGTCCCGCTAGTTCCACGAGGTGTAACACCGTGACCGCGATAACTCCCTTGTCTTTGTTCTCGTTGTTGTGCGGAGAAGAAAACAGCTGAAGCAGCGAGATCATGCCTGAGATGTTGTCTGGTTTGTGCAAACACGTTAGTATCTTGAGATCTGAATTTGGTTTTATATGCATAACGTCTCTCTTTACGTATCCAATATACTTCCTCTTTGGATCGTATAGTGCTTTCACAACAGTAGGTAAAATCCCCGCGTTCAATAGCACGTACATCATCAAGAACGTGTACGTTGCGTGCGACAGATTCtgtgtgcaaaaaaaaaaaaaaaaaagcacatTAGTTCGAAATCATGCATGTAGAGTGAGTTAGGgttttgtaataaataattattaccGATCTATCGAGGGCGCCTTCAACGAAGCATAGGTCAACAAAACCCTTATAGTTCATAATCACGGCGATGATAATGGACTCTCTGGTAGGTAACTTGAAGATCAAGCAAGGTACAAAAGAGGCAGTCCATTTCAAGACCAATGTACATCTGAGTTCGAGTCGGGAGAATCAAGCATGAGTTCACAGGTGGAAATCTCGCAACCTACGGACTCCCCTTCCAACTTCGTTAATAGGCATGGCATTCAAGCTCAAATTCGGGATCAACAAAAACATGATCGTTTGAAAGCCtatttagttgaaaatatatggcaCAAATTTGGTAATCTAGATGAATaatctttgtatgttttttaatttccattgtattaaataaaaattttaaaatttttttttaaaaatattattttattcttatgaaCCCCATTTTTGGGTTCACTAATGGAAAATTAATACGGGTTCGTCACTATTCCCGGACCCaccaaaaaacaataaaaaaatcccTATGAACCCCCTCTTGGGGTTCACTAATGGGCATGCTCTAACCTTCTCATCCGTGTTcagtggattttttttttgcataatcGATAGTCGCGTGAAACGCATATCAACTACTATAGAGTATGAGTGGCGAGGATAGAAAAGAGTGGACCCATATAAAGGAGTTAGCAAGATGCAGGATCCTATCCAATCCTATCCTGTTCTGCTTTTTACAAGATCTAACGTTGACGTTGACATTGACACACCACCGCCCGGTTCTTGAAATGGCGAGCCATCTGACGCAAATATTGATCTTAAaaacttttgatcaaaaaaaaatattggtatTACAAACTCTATGGTTCTGTAATATGTCAGCCAACTTTTGTTATTTCTGAAATATAAATGACTTTTCGGGAAttgaaaaacataaacaaattttttaataaaagtaaaccTATGAATATTTGGGACTTCAAACAATCTCCAAAGGCGCTGGTTCAAAGGCGATTTAGTTCATAAacactatgttttttttttgctaaaacataAACACTATgttaatctctctttttttttcaatttagttTTCATTGTTTCTCAAATTTCATAAACTATGCCAAAACATAGTTTACGTTTCTCTAATTTTCGCATTGGTTTACAGGAgctgatctttttttttttgggcaaaccATCATTCCATTCAATTCAGAGTTTAGGCTCCTAAAATGGAGTTCCTTACAGACAAGTCAAGGGCAGACTTTGCCACAAAATCAGCCTCGACATTAAAGTTGCGGGAAATGAAGCTAAAGAAAATAACATCAAATAAGGTAGTAAAACGATAGATATCAAACATGATACCGAACAGTTCAGGTTGATATCCTCCGGTCTTCAACAAGTTGATTAGGGAAAGAGAATCAGATAGAACCGCCAGGGATCGGACGTTTGAATAGACAGCGCTTGCGACCGCGCGATGAACAGCAATGGCTTCTGCCATGAGTGCCGACGTAACGTGACTGTGAGCTTCAGCCATTACAGGGGGTTTATCTGAGACATCCCCTGAGTACACTGCTCCAATTCCACAACCTCCCGTCTTTGCGTCCCATGCCGCATCAACATTAACAATCAACACGCCATTAGGAAACTCAGGTGGGGGGCGTGGAGATCGATTCTGATTTCGGTGGAGTAGGATATCTCGAGGTATTATCACCTCATTTTCCAGTTGCGCATCGGACCATTCCTTGGCGTCCTTTATGCTTTTGAGAACAATATCTGCTGCAGTAAATACTCTGTTTTCATATAAGAGATGATTCCTAGCCTTCCACAAATTCCACAACACCCATGGCCACAGTGGGGTAGTCACTCCCGTAGGTGGCAATGGAGTATACTGGGATCCTTGTTTGATCAACTCTGCAACTGTTGTGAGAGATGTTGGTGGCGGATGCAGCATCGGCGACTGGTTCCATACATCGATCGCTATTGGACAAGTTAGAAAAACATGAAGATCATCCTCTTGCCCATCACACTTCTTGCACCTGAAGCTCGCCACTCCTCTTCTTTCTAAATTGGCGCTAACAGGGATAGCCTTTCGAACCAGTCTCCATAAGAAATCCTTCAGCTTTGGTGCTGTTTTTAGATTCCAAATATGCTTGAGCCAGTTGACAGGATCCGAATTGGTCTCTCCTGTTACCAATGATGTCCTCCCAATACCATACCCTGTTTTAACAGTGTAGTTACCAGTCTTCTCAGGTAGCCAGAATAAAGTATCCACTGCAGGTGTTGAACTGGTTTTAATCTTCAGAATAGTCTCCTCATACTGAGGTATATACCTACGTATCTTCTCCACATCCCACTTGTTTGAAAGCGGGCATAAAAGGTCACTAACTCTGAGAAGCCTGTCTTCCTCCGTTGACGGACCAAATGGTTTTGTCGGAGTGTCAAAAGCTAACCATGGATCATCCCAGACCCGTATCTTCGCTCCATCTCCAACAACCCAACTCAGACCTTGGCGCAGCAAGTCTCTACCAGCCATTATGCTTCTCCACCCATGAGAGGCCGACTTGGGTACCTGACAGTGTAGGAAGTCTTGGTTCTTTGCATATTTCCCCAACAGTACTTGAGCTAATAAAGATGTCGGCTCTTTGATTAATCTCCATCCTATCTTTGCAAGAAGCGCATCATTAAAAATCTCAATATCTCGGAACCCAAGTCCACCCGCGTACTTTGGTAACGTCATGGTTTCCCAAGATACCCAACACATCTTCTTCTTATCCGGGATTGCATCCCACCAAAAGCGAGTGAGCAGGGACTGTATTTGATTGCACAGGGAGATAGGGAGCTTGAAACACGACATGGCATAACAGGGCATCGCAGCGAGAACGGACTTGAGCATGATTTGTTTTCCGGCTCCCGATAATTGTCTCGAAGTCCAACTATGCGCCTTCTGTCTTATCCTATCCAAGATTGAGGCAAATATGTCTTTTTTCCTCCGACCAAACTGTTCGGGAAGGCCCAAATATTTCCCGATACCTCCTTCAAGAGAGATGCCCAGAGCATCCTTCACCCTTGCTCTAACCGTAGCTGGCGTTTTTGCCGAAAAAGTAATGGCCGACTTCATGGGATtaatcttttgtccggagacctCCTCGTATACCACGAGAATCTGTTTCAGAGCTTGCACACACGTCGCCTtagatttacaaaaaaacatagtGTCGTCGGCGAAGAGTAAATGATTGATCGGTGGGCTGTTACGGGAGACCTTAACCCCCGCCAAGGATCCGTCTTCCTGCCCCTTTGCACATAGAGCTGATAGTACCTCCGTACATAGTATGAAGATGTGCGGTGATAACGGGTCGCCTTGCCGCAAGCCACGCGATGGGAGCACTGAACCTTGCGGTATCCCATTGATCAAGAAGGAGTAAGAGACAGACTCTATGCACGTCATGATCCAGGAGATCCATTTCGGATCAAAACCGAGCTGCTGTAGCACCTCTCTCACAAAACTCCACTCGATTCTATCGTAAGCTTTACTCATGTCCGTTTTCACGGCCATGGAGCAATGCTTTTTTGCCTCCGAGGTCCGTAGATAGTGGAGTGTTTCATGTGTGATGAGAACATTATCGGTTATAGATCTTCCTGCTACAAAGGCGGACTGAGTGTTGGATATGAGTAGAGGCAGTAGAGGTTTAAGCCGTCGAGTGAGTATTTTGGCAATGATTTTGTAATGCGTGTTGCACAAGGCAATGGGCCTATAATCTGCCACTGTTTTTGGTCCCATAATCTTCGGAATCAACCTGATATGCGTCTCGTTCTGTTGTGGCTGCAGCAGGTTTGAAGTGAAAAAGTTCCGCACATCCGTAATGACGTCCTTGCCCACTATATGCCAATATGATTGGTAAAAGGTGGCTGAAAAACCATCCGGTCCCGGTGCCTTGCCCCCGTTGATCGATCTCATTGCATCTCTAATTTCCGAATCACTCGGTATAGCAGTCAAGTACTCATTCATTTCCGGCGTAACCTTCCGAGTTAGCAGTCCTCGAATCTGGCTGAAAGAAGCATTGCCATTTGATGTGAAGATTTGTGTAAAGTAACTTGAAATCACTCCCACAATCTGTTGTTCTTCATATACTGCCCCTCCTTGAGAATCTTCAATGACTGGGATTGAATTGATCACCCTTCTGGTTCTTGTCGCCGCGTGAAAGAAACCCGTGTTTCTATCTCCCTTCTTTAGCCACTGAATCCTACTCCTTTGTTGCCAGTACTGTTCTTCAGCCGTGTACGCTTCGCGGAGCTTGGAGTTAAGGGACTCAATAAGTAAAACATCAGGTGTAGCGCTAGACAGCGCCCCCTCTAGGGCCTCTTGGTTCTGCTTGATGACCAAGTTACTCTGAGCTTGCTTCTCCTTTGACCATTGAATAATGCCTCGCCGGCATCtgttcaattttaaaataactgatTCCAGTGGAGATTCATTCCAAGCTGAGTCTATTACTCCCGTGACCTCTTCCTGTTCCGTTAGAGATCTATTGAACCGGAACACTCCCTTTCTCTTTGGTTTATCGTTGTTAAAATAGGTCAGAAGAGGCCTATGGTCTGATCCTTCAAATCGTAAGTAGCGACATCTGCCTAAGGGAAAGGATTCTGCCCAGGAGCAGTTACTCATGGAACGATCTAGTCTTGATCGTATGAAGTGAGTGTATCGATTTCCCCTCCACGACAATTGCTCCCCTGAGTGTTTAAGGTCCCATAAGCCGTTTTGTGCCACAAAAGATCGAAAGGTAGTAAAAGAGCCCTCTGCTCTGGCTGGGCCGCCTATCTTTTCTGCATTATTCAGAATATCGTTGAAGTCTCCGGTGATTAGCCAAGGTTCATCATCTCTGCCTTGTCCTATTGCGCTTAGCTTATCCCAAAAAGCCGCTCTGTTTTCCGCTGCGGGAGCTCCATACACGAATGAAACAAAGGAAGTGGTTCCTTGATATACAATTCTCGTGTCTATTACATTGGGAGAGGATTCAAGAATTGTTATATCTGTATCATCGTTCCACAGGAGAGAGAGCCCACCACTGAGGCCAACAGGTGGAACCGAAAAATACTGTGAATAACGTAAGGAGATCAGTTTCTTATTGATAAAGGCATCATCATTCTTTGTCTCCATTAAAAACATTACATTAGGAGCCATATGCTTATGGATCTCCTTAATTCGCCGGATTGTCTGAACACTCCCAAGTCCCTGACAATTCCAGCTAAGTAATACTAAGGAAGAGATCCTTGATGGGGCCGAAAATCCACCCCACCTCTAGTAATTCCCGGTATAAACACCGTAGTCGGTCTGTCACTCTTACTTCGTTGTCGACTCGTTCCTGCCTTATTACAAGGTACATCTTTGTCTTTCTCGACAACTAGCTTTCTCCTTGTTGTTGTAGCAGAGCGGGCTACCGGTGATGTCCTTTGAGAGAGTCTCAGAATAGGGCTTCGTAGCACACGCTTCTTTGTAGGGTTAGTCACCCTTCTCTTTGTTGTTGCTTTACTCTGAGACGCCACCGGGATTTCTCCTCTTTTGCTTCTTGTTATGGAGCCTATTCGGAGAGTCGCTGGAACTCGTTCTTCAGGAAGTTGTTCCTCGACTGTATCCTGCTCCGTCTGCATAGTTTCAACGGGTCTACTGTCTGCCTCTTGTAGTCTGCCAGATTCAAAACTAGGTGGTCTTCTCGCAGGTATTGGATCAGATAAACGTTCCAGAGCTGACCTTCGCTCCCTTGACCCCGAGTTTGTACCTATTCTTGTGTTAGTCGCTATTCCCAATCGGTCTTTGATGGTTCTTGTTGGAGTAACTTCAAGGGCGTTATTGGCATTGCCAGTATCAATCACTGGAGGAGCTATTACATTCCTGAGGTCGCCACCTTGATGGTGAGGGAAAGACTCTGAAGCATGAGAAGATGGTCTGTTTCTTTCCACTGCTCGATATTCAAAGGACGGTGCCTTGCTACGGAAGTAATTTGAGTTTGAGCGAGCAGTTCTTGATAGTATTGATTGCTCCCTGGGTTGATCCTCTCTTCGATTATGATATGTTCTGTCATATCCTCTGTTCCTCTCAGAATGGGTATGATTATCACTAAAGTATCTAGTAGGAGGACGAGAATCATCAGGTCTTCTATACCCTCTTCGCTCATCATGACGTCGCTTATCAGCCTCGATTCTTTGGAGTGCAATACTCTGTGTAATCCCCAGGTTTCTTTCCTTCGGTGGAGGTGCATTAGGATCTCTGTGAGGGCAAGCTTCTTCCTCATGCATCAAGGAGAAACATGTAAAGCAATGTTTCTCGATCTTTATATATTCAAACTCCACTTTTGTGATATCCTCTGTCGGTAGTTCAATGTCCATCTTCATGATAAGTGGTTGTAGTCCATCCACTTCTACCCAGATCTTAGCTTCTTTTTCATCTTTGATGGTGAATTTTCCAAGCTCTTTCCCGATCGTTTTGATGGTACCTTCTGACCAGTAGTGGAGGGGGATTCCATGTATCTTGACATTAAAGGAGATCTTGGAGGGAAAGTCTTCAGAGACCACCGGCTCCCATCTCTGTAACAATAGCATCCAGCGCTTATAATGGTATGGTCCTTTCTCCAAGACCTGTAAGAGTTCATGCTCAGTTTCAAATTTGAACTGGAATTTATCCAGGCCCAATGCTCTGCCTTCAAACCTTCCTTCTAGGTTCCAAACCTGAGCCATAAAGTCGATTACCGCTCTAATAGGTTTCTGCATATGAGGGTTTGTCAGTCTTCCAATAATTGTGAGTCTATTTGCTTCAATGAGATCGTTGTTGTCGTTAGCCGGTATGCGCACCGGAGGTCGTTTAGTGGGAAGCTCAGGCGGCGCCTGCCACTTTCCTTTCTCAGATCTACTGTATCTTCTCGCCATACTCCTGAGTAAGTTGCTACTGGAGTGTACCAACCAGTCTCTGTACTAGGTTATTGCAACCAAACGTTGTTTTGTCTCTTATACTTGAATACAAGTGCTGCGGAGGTTATTAAATGCTTCAGTGGTGATAAATGCTCTTGAAGGTGTTGgtaagagaagaaagagaggttATAGCAACCAAAAAAGGAGATTCTTCAAGTGAAAGTTGACATGAAGTCATGGTCCCATTCCAGATCCACGGAGACGTTCATCAGGTGAGTAATATCAAACCGGAGGAGAACCAGAGAGGCACAGGGGCGGAGCACCTGGCTGACCCGCCGACGTAGTCGGGGGCTGAACCCGGCG contains:
- the LOC108845549 gene encoding LOW QUALITY PROTEIN: uncharacterized protein LOC108845549 (The sequence of the model RefSeq protein was modified relative to this genomic sequence to represent the inferred CDS: inserted 2 bases in 2 codons) encodes the protein MAPNVMFLMETKNDDAFINKKLISLRYSQYFSVPPVGLSGGLSLLWNDDTDITILESSPNVIDTRIVYQGTTSFVSFVYGAPAAENRAAFWDKLSAIGQGRDDEPWLITGDFNDILNNAEKIGGPARAEGSFTTFRSFVAQNGLWDLKHSGEQLSWRGNRYTHFIRSRLDRSMSNCSWAESFPLGRCRYLRFEGSDHRPLLTYFNNDKPKRKGVFRFNRSLTEQEEVTGVIDSAWNESPLESVILKLNRCRRGIIQWSKEKQAQSNLVIKQNQEALEGALSSATPDVLLIESLNSKLREAYTAEEQYWQQRSRIQWLKKGDRNTGFFHAATRTRRVINSIPVIEDSQGGAVYEEQQIVGVISSYFTQIFTSNGNASFSQIRGLLTRKVTPEMNEYLTAIPSDSEIRDAMRSINGGKAPGPDGFSATFYQSYWHIVGKDVITDVRNFFTSNLLQPQQNETHIRLIPKIMGPKTVADYRPIALCNTHYKIIAKILTRRLKPLLPLLISNTQSAFVAGRSITDNVLITHETLHYLRTSEAKKHCSMAVKTDMSKAYDRIEWSFVREVLQQLGFDPKWISWIMTCIESVSYSFLINGIPQGSVLPSRGLRQGDPLSPHIFILCTEVLSALCAKGQEDGSLAGVKVSRNSPPINHLLFADDTMFFCKSKATCVQALKQILVVYEEVSGQKINPMKSAITFSAKTPATVRARVKDALGISLEGGIGKYLGLPEQFGRRKKDIFASILDRIRQKAHSWTSRQLSGAGKQIMLKSVLAAMPCYAMSCFKLPISLCNQIQSLLTRFWWDAIPDKKKMCWVSWETMTLPKYAGGLGFRDIEIFNDALLAKIGWRLIKEPTSLLAQVLLGKYAKNQDFLHCQVPKSASHGWRSIMAGRDLLRQGLSWVVGDGAKIRVWDDPWLAFDTPTKPFGPSTEEDRLLRVSDLLCPLSNKWDVEKIRRYIPQYEETILKIKTSSTPAVDTLFWLPEKTGNYTVKTGYGIGRTSLVTGETNSDPVNWLKHIWNLKTAPKLKDFLWRLVRKAIPVSANLERRGVASFRCKKCDGQEDDLHVFLTCPIAIDVWNQSPMLHPPPTSLTTVAELIKQGSQYTPLPPTGVTTPLWPWVLWNLWKARNHLLYENRVFTAADIVLKSIKDAKEWSDAQLENEVIIPRDILLHRNQNRSPRPPPEFPNGVLIVNVDAAWDAKTGGCGIGAVYSGDVSDKPPVMAEAHSHVTSALMAEAIAVHRAVASAVYSNVRSLAVLSDSLSLINLLKTGGYQPELFGIICTLVLKWTASFVPCLIFKLPTRESIIIAVIMNYKGFVDLCFVEGALDRSNLSHATYTFLMMYVLLNAGILPTVVKALYDPKRKYIGYVKRDVMHIKPNSDLKILTCLHKPDNISGMISLLQLFSSPHNNENKDKGVIAVTVLHLVELAGRAFPILVPHDKRSKPRLLQNSYIQTMMLAFNEFQQENLGTTTVNSFTAFSLENLMDQDICNLALDNLTSMIITPSGRKWSPDGSYESDDVMIRRVNMSLLDLAPCSVGVLNNRRYRKSKSNKRSNXTVKVGVIFIGGKDDWEAASIAKWMRQNPRVRLTVIRFLSGQEPDKSKNWEHLVDNEVLNDLKATYDSAENFSYAEKIIKGGPAVATAVRLAAEGDDLMIVGXDHGEDSLDYSGLVEWMELPELGVIGDLLASKELETRVSVLVVKQQQQHE